From the genome of Bradyrhizobium sp. ORS 278:
CCGGCAGCGGGAGCACCGTCGTCACGAGCAGGATGAGTGCGGTGGTCAAGGTGACCGCCGCGGTCCTTGACGAAAGCCGGAAGCGGGGACGCTTCCGGCCCGGACGGACGCTCTTACCTTCCGACATCATCCAGATCTGTCAGGCCTCAGTTCTTGACGATCACCGTGGTGCCGACCGAGACGCGGTCGTAGAGATCGGCGACATCGTCATTGGTCATGCGGAAGCAGCCCGACGACACGGCCTGGCCGATCGTCTCCGGCTCGTTGGAGCCGTGGATGCGGTACAGCGTCGAGCCGAGATACATCGCGCGCGCGCCGAGCGGGTTTTCGATGCCGCCGGCCATGTGGCGCGGCAGGTCGGGCCGTCGACGCAGCATCTGCGCCGGCGGGGTCCAGGCCGGCCATTCCTTCTTGGCGGTGATGCGGTGCACGCCGCTCCAGCGGAACCCGTCACGGCCGACGCCGATGCCGTAGCGCAGCGCCTGGCCGCCCTGGAGCACCAGATAGAGCCGGCGCTCCGACGTGTTCACGACGATCGTGCCGGGCGCGTAGTTGCTGTCGAACATCACGGTCTGGCGCGGAATCGGGCTGACGCCGCTCTGATAGCCGTTCGTCACCGCGCTGAACGGGTCCGCTCCATTATTGAAGAACTGGGCGTGTGCCGTCGCGGCACTCGCCAACGTCGCCATTGCAGCAATTCCCCAAGCAAAATACCGCTTCATTTCCATCCCCTGGCATCCATCATCGGTCGCAGAGAGGCCATAGTCCGCCTCATTTCGCAACCCACGGCAGCGTGAGTCGCGCATGCGAGCGGCGGCTGTGATCCAAATCCCACGGCGGCGGCCCGTCAATGCGAGGTTTGCCAGGAAGGGTTCACCATAGGCCGGTGAAGGCGCCATGGCGATGGCAGCAATGCGGCGACGCCCTTTGACGCCGCGGGCGAACAATGATTGATCTGCGCCAGCTTGAAGACACGGGAACCGACGGGAGAACATGATGA
Proteins encoded in this window:
- a CDS encoding L,D-transpeptidase, which produces MKRYFAWGIAAMATLASAATAHAQFFNNGADPFSAVTNGYQSGVSPIPRQTVMFDSNYAPGTIVVNTSERRLYLVLQGGQALRYGIGVGRDGFRWSGVHRITAKKEWPAWTPPAQMLRRRPDLPRHMAGGIENPLGARAMYLGSTLYRIHGSNEPETIGQAVSSGCFRMTNDDVADLYDRVSVGTTVIVKN